A window from Candidatus Cloacimonadota bacterium encodes these proteins:
- a CDS encoding ATP-binding cassette domain-containing protein, protein QKALLSLQRLAEIYSISLEKGETCEHNIYPIKQILLDDVSVELEDKPILSHISLKLEAGDRILVTGDSGSGKTTLLRLLAGSIKPSGGSISINGQDFDSSSSAALCLGMGFVDQEPVLANDTIDANIRMFNKHAAPTEVQKASQEAFVEPFVMENSEAYDFCIGPNGNRLSIGQKQRIALARALIRKPQILILDEPTSNVDKESEACIFDTIRALSPTTILLMATHQDVPSDLFNKTLRINKGIVSLLKA, encoded by the coding sequence CACAAAAGGCACTGCTTTCTCTTCAACGTCTTGCAGAAATATACTCTATCTCACTGGAAAAGGGTGAAACCTGTGAGCATAACATCTACCCCATCAAGCAAATACTACTCGATGATGTAAGTGTGGAGCTTGAAGATAAACCTATTTTATCACACATAAGCCTAAAACTGGAGGCTGGAGATCGCATACTTGTCACAGGAGATTCAGGTTCCGGCAAGACAACACTGCTTCGCTTGCTGGCAGGATCTATAAAACCAAGTGGGGGATCAATCTCCATAAATGGACAAGACTTTGATTCGTCCTCAAGTGCTGCCCTATGCCTTGGTATGGGGTTTGTGGATCAAGAGCCTGTCTTGGCAAATGATACGATTGATGCAAACATCAGAATGTTCAATAAACATGCGGCTCCCACGGAAGTTCAAAAGGCTTCCCAAGAGGCTTTTGTAGAACCTTTTGTGATGGAAAACTCAGAGGCGTATGACTTTTGCATTGGTCCCAATGGCAACCGATTATCCATCGGGCAAAAACAAAGAATTGCACTGGCAAGGGCTTTGATACGTAAACCACAGATACTCATACTGGACGAGCCCACTTCTAATGTCGATAAAGAAAGTGAGGCTTGCATTTTTGATACAATCAGAGCACTCTCTCCCACCACAATACTCCTGATGGCTACTCACCAGGATGTTCCATCTGATTTATTCAATAAAACCTTACGCATCAACAAGGGGATAGTGAGCCTTTTAAAAGCTTGA